CAGTGTTTCAAATGGTAAGTGAGTAACGGAGTGAATGAGTAAGGCGGGCACCTGAATTAGCTGCCAAAGCACAAAGAAAAGCTTCGGTTCCTTGATTCAGGCTGGACCCATTTTACACATTTCCCCACTTACTCATTTGCCCATCATCACAGCGCAAAGCCCAAGTCGAAGCTCACGATGTTGGCCTTGAGGTCGGGCCGGTCGGCGGGGCTGTAGATGCTGGTGCCGGTTTGCTGGTAGTTGGCGTAGCGCAGGTCGAACGACTTGAGGCGCATGACGTGGGGCCGGCCCTGCGCATCCTGGCCCGGCACGCGGAAGCGCGTGATGCCGTACACCGGCGAGTAACGCAGCCCCAGGCCGATTTTGTTGGCCGAAAACGCCGCCAGGTCATAATCCGACGTGTAAAACTCGTCGCTGACGGAGTGCTGCGCGAAGGGCGCAAAGTAGGTAGCTGCCGTCTGGGTGTGGTAGCGGTAGAAGGGGTAAACGGCAAAAAACTGCGTCACCTTCACCGGCAATTCCACTTCAAACGTGTGGGCCCGAATGCCGAAATTGTCGTTGTAGAAGCGGTAGAAGCCGCGCACCTGCACCAGGTCGGTGGCGTAGTAGTTCAGCCGCAGGCTCACGGGGTACTTGAAACGGGAACGGGGCAGGTTTTCGACCCGGGCCGCCGTAGGAAAGCGCGTAGAGAAGTCGCCGCCCAGCGTGGGCGCCGTATTGGCCACGGGGTTGTCGCGGAAATACACCCGGTGAAAGGGCGTGCTCAGCAGGCCGTTTTGCGACACCAGCTCGGTGCTCACGGCCGCTTGCAGCCGCTTGGTGAGCACCTGCGAATAGGTGGCGGTGAGGTTGTAGGTCTGGCGCTGGTCGGAGCCGTAGTCGCCCTTGCCGGTGGTGGAGCCTGGCGAATAGCCTTTGCGCAGCTCCAGTGGCATAATCAGCGTCACGCGGTCAAAAAACACCTGGCCGGCCAGGCTCAGTTGGCGGTTGCCGTCGCGCGAGGTTTTGGCGAAAGAGGCGGCCACGTTAGTGGAGAAGTAGTCGTACTCCTTCGAAACGCCTGCGCCCACGCCCCAGATGGTGCCGGTGTACTTGTGCTCGCGGGAGTAGCCAAAGTCGCCGTGGTAGCGCACGTCGTGGCTCGACGGCGTGCTCAGCGCAAAGTCGATGCGGTCGGTCGAGGCCGAGGCGTAGAAGTCGGCGCCCACGTTGGCCGTGAGGCGGCTCACGGTATCCAGCGGCACGTTCACGATGATGGCGGGCGGCACGTCGGTGAGCTGCTGGGTGCCGCGCCCACCTTCCACGGCGCCGTGGCTGCCGTCCTGCTGGTAATAGCCGCCAATGATGTCGATGGTCGTCTCGTCGGTGGCCCGGTTGGTGGGCACCGATGGGCTCACCGGCGCCCCGTAGCCGTCGATGCGGTTGGGGTTTTGGGTGGTGCCGGGGTTGGTTTGCGCCAGGGCCGGAGTAGCCAGTGTGGCCAAGGCCAGAAGAGTGAGGAGGTGCTTCACAAGATAAAAATTATCAGCGGCTAATTGCAGCCGCAGCCGCCGCCTACTTTGCCGCCGTTGGCGCCACCGGCGCCTTCGCGGTAGCTCTCGAAATTGGTTTCCGGGGTTTCCACGGTTTTGCTGGCCAGCTTCATGTCCTCGTCGTTGAGGTACACTTTCTGGTAAGCCGCCACCGACACGCAGCTGGGCAGCGCCGCGCCCAGCGGAAACAGCACCAGGGCCAAGGCCAGGCGCGGGCGGGAGAGGAGCAAGGAGTTTTTCACAACAGGCAATACGATAAATCAGGGACGGGTGGCGGTGCTGCCGTGATAATAATTGAGCTGCATGCCTTTGGAAACCAGCGTGCGGTTGTCGTCGGTTATCAACGTGCAGTCCACGTTTTTGAGTCCGTTGATGAACGCCAAACCGGCGGTTGGGCCTTTCACGAAGACGACTTCGTCCAATCCATCGGCCAATTCCACGTCGGGGCAAATAATGGTGACCGAACGCAGGCCCACCGACGGGTAGCCGGTGTGCGGGTTGATGATGTGCCCGTACACCTGCCCGCCCACCGTGAAATACTGCTCGTAGTTGCCGGCCGTCACCACGGCCACGTCGGTCACGTCAATCCAGGCGGCCACGCTGCGCGGGTGGTCGGGGTCACCGATGGCCACGCGCCAGAGCGAGCCGTCGGCCTGCCGGCCCCAGCAGTAGATGTCGCCCGAGCCGTTCATAAGCCCGCCTTTGATGCCCATTTTATCGAGCACCTGCTTGGCGCGGCGCAGGCCATAGCCCTGCAGAATGCCCGCCAAGTTGATGCGCATGCCTTTTTCGGGCAGGAAAACCGTATGCTGCGCGGCGTCGAGCTTGATTTTCTGCCAGCCGATGCGCCGCACCGAAGCCCGCACCGTAGCCGAGTCGGGCAGGCTGGCGTGCGCCTGTCGGTCAAACTTATACAGCTTGTCGGCGCTGGCGAAGGTGATGTCGAAGGCGCCGTCGCTGAGCTGGGACAAGCGCAGCGTGCGGTTTATCAGGTCAAATGTTTCCTGAGACACCGCCACGGGCTTGATGCCCGCCATGCGGTTGATGCGCACCACTTCCGACGTCGAATCCCAGAACGACATGAGCCGGTCGATGCGCCGCACTTCAAGCAGGCCAGCCCGTAGGGCCCGCTGCCCGGCCGAGTCGTTCTCGGCCACCACCGTGAAGGTGAAATGCGAGCCCATGAGGTGGGCGCTACGCGTAAACGTGTGGCGCGGCGGCGCCGTCTGGGCGCGGCCGGGCCCGGCGCTCAGCAGCAAAAGACTCCAGAAGCAGAAAAGAAACAGGCCCGATGGTGTTCGCATGGGGTAGGGTGCGGGGCTTGTCCCCGCCCGTGGCGGCACGAATAAATAAAATGGAGCGAACAGCGAGCGGAGGAAAGCCCGCGCCCTTATAGCGTGGGCACCACCTTCTTCAAGTACGCCTCGAAGGCCGTGGGGCCGCCGGCGATGTAGCCGGTTTTGGCCAACACCTTACCCTCGGGTGAAATCACCACGGCCAGCGGAAACTCGCCCTCGCGGTTGAGCTGGGCTGCGGCCGCTTCGTTGAGCTTGAGCTGGGCGGCGCTGGGCTGGTTGCGCTTCTGGCGCGGGAAGTCGAAGTGGGCCAGCACCAGCTTGTCTTTGGCGTAGGCCGCGAACTCGGGCTTGGCAAACACTTCCTGCTCGTACATGATGCAGGGCTTGCACCAGTCGGAACCCGAAAAAACGGCCAGGATGGGCCGGTTGGTTGCATTGGCCTGGGCCTGGGCGGCGCCCAGGTCGGCCAGCCAGCCAGCGGCTTCCAGGCTGGCGGCAGGTGCCGGCGCAGAAGCCGCCTGCACGGCCTGCGGCGCCGAGGCCACCGGCGAGGTGGGTTGCGGGGCCACCGCCAGGCCCGTGGCTTTGGTTTTGCTCACGGTGCCGTCGGCGGCCGTGGTTTTGGCCTTCAGCTTGTCGTTTTTGGCCTTCAGGGTGGTTTTTTGGGCAAAAGCCGGGCTGATGCTCAGGACCAGGCCCAACGTGAAGGCCGGCAGCGTGCGGTGGAACGTGCGGAATGACATAGGAGAAGAAATAAGGGAATGAGGCTTGAAGAACAGCCAGCTGCCGCCGTAAGGTTCTTACGGGCGGCCCCGGCCACGGTTGGCCCCTTGGCAACGACTGTGCCGCGCTTCCGCAAAGGAGTTTGGCCCACATGAACGCGCCGTGAACTTCCGGCCGAAGCGCCGCTCATTCCCGGGAAGGAATCGCCGAATGAAGGCATACGCCCAGACGGGCTGAGCCCGTGGCTCCGTGGCTCAGGGCTTCGAATTGGCCACGCGTCGCACCTTCAGTACTTTATTGCCAACCGACACCACTTCCAAGGTATAGTCGGGTTCCTGACCCTCGGTGAGGTGAATGCGGACCCTGTTGTCGCCCTCGAGGACCCAACTGCCGGGGTGGCCGGCCAGGCCGTCGGTGGGCGCGATGTCGAACTGCTCAAACCGGCCGAACGATTCGAACTTGAAGCCCGTGCGGCCCCGCGAAGGCGGAAATTTATACGTGTTGGGGCGGTACACGAGCGTGTCGCCCCGGTCTTCCTCGCGCGAGCTGAGCCAAGTGCCTTCGAGCTGTTTCATGGAAGCGGGCGAGGATACGATGACGGGCTTGCGCTGCTGGCAGGTGGCCGCCAGCAACAGCAGCGACAGCGGCAACAGCCGCAGGAATGGGCGAAAAAGCATGAGCCGGGCAAAAAAGGTGAGCGCGCCAAGGTAAGGCGTCTCAGGTGCCTACGCAGAAACGGCCCGGCTGGCCGGGGCCGAGGCTTTCCGCGTAAGCACCCGGGTACGCTACATTCGTTCTCCCAACAACTACTTCCCCGTGGATAACCGCGCCCTGACCCGCGCTTTCCAGCTGGCTGCCCAGCTGATGGAGCTGCACGACGAAAACCCCTTTAAAATCCGCGCCATCGAAGGCACCGCCAATGCCCTCGACGCGCTGAGCTTCCCGGTGGCCGAAGTGGAGCGCTCGGGCCTGCCCGACCGCACCGGCCTAAGCAAAACCGCCGCCGCCAAAGTGGCCGAGCTGCTCGACACGGGCACGTTTTCGGACCTGCAGCGCCTGCTTGACATCACCCCGCCCGGCGTGGTGGAGATGCTCAAAATCAAAGGCATCGGCCCGAAGAAAATTCGCAGCCTATGGCGGGAGCTAGGCATCGAAACCATTGACCAGCTGCGCGAGGCTGCCGAAACTGACCAGGTGAGCAAGCTCAAAGGCTTTGGCAAGAAAACCCAGGAGTCCATTCTGGAAGCCCTGGAGTTTGCCGGCCAGAGCCGGGGCAAGGTGCTCTACCCCCAGGCCGAGCAGCTGGCTGCCGACCTCACCCAGCGCTTGCGCGATGCCTTGAAAACCGAGCAGGTAGCCGAAGCCGGCGAGCTGCGCCGCCGCCTCGAAATCGTGGAAACCGTGCGCCTGGTAGCTGCCACTACCGAGCCGCAAAAGGCCCACGAGCTGCTGAATTCGCTGAACGGCCTCACCGCCGACCCGCGCCGCTCCGGCCCTTTCGCCTGGCGCGGCCGGGCTACTGAGTCGGGGGTGCAGGTAGAAGTACTAGTGGTGGCGCCTGAAGCGTTTGCCACCGAGGTATTCCTGAACTCGGCCGCCGATGAGCACCTCGACGAAACGCTGCCCGGCGTGCAGGGGGCCGGCGGCGCCCCCGCCAGCCTGCGTCAGTGGGCGCGGCGCGAGAAATTTCAGCAGGAAGAAGCCCTGTACGAGAAAGCCGGCCTGCAATTCATCGTGCCCGAGCTGCGCGAAGGACTGGGCGAAATCGCCCTCGCCGCCGAGAAAAAGCTGCCCCGCCTGCTCGAAGACGGCGACCTGCGCGGTTCCTTGCACAACCACAGCACCTACTCCGACGGCAACCACAGCCTGCGCGAAATGGCCACCTGGCTGCGCGACCACGGCTATGAGTACCTCGGCATCTGCGACCACAGCCAGGCCGCGCACTACGCCAACGGCCTCGGCCCGGAGCGGGTGCGCCAGCAGCACCAGGAAATAGACAAGCTGAACGCCGAGCTGGCCCCATTCCGCATTTTCAAGGGCATTGAGAGCGATATTCTCGGCGACGGCTCGCTTGACTACTCCAACGACGTGCTGGCCTCGTTCGATTTCATCGTGGCCTCGGTGCACTCCAACCTGAAAATGGACGAGCGCAAGGCCACCGACCGCCTGCTGCGCGCCATCGAAAACCCCTACACCACCATGCTGGGCCATCCCACGGGCCGCCTGCTGCTGCGCCGCCAGGGCTACCCCATCGACTACAAAGCTGTCATCGACGCCTGCGCCAAGCACCAGGTCATCATCGAAATCAACGCCAACCCCTGGCGCCTCGACCTCGACTGGCGCTGGGTGCGCTACGCCCTGGACCAAGGCGTGCAGCTCAGCATCAACCCCGACGCCCACCACACCAACGGCTACGAAGACATGCGCTACGGCGTGCTCATGGGTCGCAAAGGGCTATTGACCAAAGAAATGACGTTTAATGCCAAGTCGGTAAACGAAGTGGCGGCGTATTTCGAGCAGCGCAAAGCCAACATCAAGCCGCCGCTGGAATACAAAAAGTCCTTGTTTGAATAGGGTGAAAATTCTCGTTCTCCGCTTCTCTTCCATTGGCGATATCGTGCTGACCACGCCGGTGGTGCGGGCGCTGGCCCAGCAGGTGCCCCAGGCGGAGGTGCATTTTGCCACCAAGCCCGCCTACCGCGGCCTGCTGGAACCCAATCCATACATCACCAAAGTGCACTGCCTCACCGGCAGCCTGGGCGAGCTGGTGCGCGAGCTGAAAGCCGAGCAGTTCGATTACATCGTCGACCTGCACAACAACCTTCGCACCCGCCTCATCAAGCTGCGCCTGGGCGTGCCCAACCACAGCTTCGACAAGCTCAACTTTCAGAAATGGCTGTTGGTCAACTTCAAAATAGACCGGCTGCCGCGCGTGCACATCGTGCAGCGCTACCTCGAAGCCGCCGCTCCGCTGGGCGTGCAGGACGACCGCAAGGGCCTCGATTATTTTATTCCGGCTGGGCAGGAAGTGGACGTGGCCACGCTGCCCGCGCCCTTCCGGCGGGGCTACGTGGCCGTGGCCATCGGCGCGCAGCACGCCACCAAGCGCCTGCCCGTCGACAAGCTGATTGAGCTGTGCGCCAAGCTGGCCCGGCCCGTGGTGCTGCTGGGCGGCCCCGAGGACGAAAGCATTGGCCACGTCATCGAGCAGGCCTTTGAAACGCAGGCTGTGTCAGCCGAGGCGGCTTCGGTGGTGCCCGACAATCCGTACTACTTCCCGGCCAAGCCTGCAGACGCCGACGCGCCCAAAACATTCATTCATAACGGGTGCGGGCAGTATTCGCTGCACCAGTCGGCCTCGTTGCTGCAGCAGGCGCAGTTTGTGGTGAGCCACGACACCGGCCTGATGCACATCGCGGCGGCCTTCGGCAAGGAGATTTTCAGCGTGTGGGGCAACACCGTGCCCGCCTTCGGCATGTACCCCTACAAAACCGAATTTAAGGTGCTGGAAGTGCCGAACCTGCCGTGCCGGCCCTGCTCCAAAATCGGCTTCGCAAAATGCCCGCAAGGCCATTTCAAGTGCATGCGCGACCAAACCCTGGACCTGGGCCTGCCGCCCGCCCGCGACGGGCGCTAAGCCCCGGCCAGTGCCGACAGCTCCAGCACCAGCACCAAGGCGTTGTTGCTCAAGGCTTCCAGCTCAACTTCGGCCACGTCCCACAAGGCCAGCCCGTCTTTCGCGTGCAGCAGCCGGCCCTCCACTTCAAATGCACCAGCCAATACAAAGGCAAAAAAGCCGGAACCTGGCGCGCGGAGGCGGTAAACGGCTTCGCACCGGCCATCGAAACAACCCAGGCTCACCCCGGCAGGAAAGGTATCCACCGACGTTGGCGCCAGCGGCAGCAGGCGGTTGTGTAGCTCCTCGAAGCGGAATTCGGTCCGGTGCGCTGCTGGCGGGGCCACGGGCTCATTCGCCCGCAGCCAGATGTGCAGAAAGCTCACCAGCGCATCACTGAACGGGTTTTGCACGTGCAGCACACTGTCGGCGGGCACGTCTAGCACCACCAGCTCTTCCACGCTCACTGTCGTTTCGGGGGCAGCGGCGCACCAGAGCGTCACGGCCCCGGTGATGGGAACGACGAGGACGTGCGAGGCCTCCGCCACCGTAAAATCCAGCGCGTGCTGCCCGGCCAGGGTTTCTTCGTTGAACCCGTACAGCCGCCCGAACGGCCCTTTGTGCGGGTGGGCAAACGGCCCAAAATTGAACGTGCTAAATCGCCGGAATCGGTCGGATTCGGCCAGGCCCCGCTCGTCGGCCAGAAATATTTTACCCGGTGTTTGCGGCAGCATCGGTTTCGGGTGTGAGGATGGAATAAATGCTGAGAAAGGGCTGCAGCGGCACCAGATGAGTGAGCACCTCGCCGCCGGAAGCGGCCGCCGCCACCGGCGACACCAGCAGAAATTGCCCCACGGTATCGTGCCACCGCAACGGCTCCGAGACGAAATTGACCGCAACCTGATGCTTGCTTGGGTCCTGCAAGTCGGAATTAATCAGCTCGAATTGAAAGCGCTGGAAGCGCAGGAACTGGCGGCCCAGATTGTCGGAAATGTCGGGCATCCGCTCGCCGAGCTGTTGAATGTAGCCCGTCACGGCGCCGCTCACCAGGAAGTGCAGCCGGTCGGCGCCCGGCACGTGGTGCAGCATTTCGCCAAAGGTGCGGTAGCGGTTTTCGGGGTTGAAATTCTGTGCCTGCAGCCGGAATTCCGCGTAGCTGTCGTTCCACACCAGCCTGTCCCAGGGCCTGGCAGCGCCGGCATCCATGATTTTGCGGTAGCACAGGGTGATGGTGCAGTCGGGCATGCGCTTTGGCTAATCAAGGGGCTACGCCGGTACGCTCAGCGCCCAGGTCAGCTCGAAGCCGGCCGTGGTGCTGCCGGTCACGGTGGCCAGCTCCAGGGCCACGCCGTCGCTGAACACGTTGTCCTGGGCGTTGGCGGTGTAGCCGCTCAGGCCTTTGGCGTAGCCGTTCACGGCGGCCACGGCCGTGCCGGTGCCTTCGGGGAAGGCAATCTGCGTCACTTTCAGCGAGGTGCCGGTGGCCGAGTACACGTGCACGTGGATGTGCGTGGCGCGGCCCGAATACCAGCCAGGGAAAATGCTCTTGAACGTGACCTTGCCGCTGGCATCGGTCACTTGCCGGCCGCGCAGGAAGTGTACCGACTGGTAGTTGGTGGCCTGCATGCCCGTGCCGCCGTATTCCGAGTAGTTGCCCTCGGCGTCGCAGTGCCAGATGTCGACCAGGGCCCCGGCCAGCGCCGCGCAGCTGGCGTTGCTGTTGCTCACGGTGATGTTGATGGTGAGCCCGTAGCCGGTTTTGCCGTCTGTGATGTCGCTGCGCAGGTACGAGGCCGGCGTCTTGGTGGGGAAGGGACCCTCGGTTTCGGTGGGGGCCACCGTGCAGCTGCCCGAGCCGTTGCTGGTGCCGCCCGTGGTGGTGCCCGAGCCGCTGGTGGTGCCGCTGGTGGGCGAAACCGTTTCTTTGCCGCAGGCCGAAAGCAGCACGGGCGTGGAGGCAGCCCCCAGCAGCAGGCTTTTCAAAAAATGTTTTCTTTCCATGACGTTTAGGGAATAGGTAAGCTGATGCTGCGGAATGCCGCCGCAAACGGACAATCCAAAACTGCCTCTCAGCATTCCCGTTCTCCTCCCTCAATCGCCGGTTGTCGGTTTCAAGTCGACGGTTTTGCGGTTCAACTCGCAGAATGCGGAGTTGTAAATTTCCAATCCGAAGCGTTTGGCACTATTACCCATTCGAGCCCGATGCCTATCTTCAGCCCATGCCCGAACCCTGCCAGCACCTCACCGCCCTCACCAGCCTCAAAACGGCCCCCTCGCATGCCTGCCCCGAATGCGTGGCCCTCGGCGATACCTGGGTGCACCTGCGCACCTGCCAGGAATGCGGCCACGTGGGCTGCTGCGACAATTCCAAGAACAAACACGCCACCAAGCACTTCCACGCCACCCAGCACCCCGTCATCGCCTCGGCCGAGCCAGGCGAGCGGTGGCTCTGGTGCTACGTGGACGAGGAAATGGTCGAGTATTAGGCCATCAACTGAAGTCGCAATTGCTACCCATAACCGTTGGCCTGATGAGACTCAAGCCAGCAGGTGCGTCAGTATCTTGGTTAGCGCCAATTGTGTGCTGATTTCCGAATAACTTTTCTTGCTTCGCAGCGCTGAAATTTGATAGTAGCGAGCCAGCAAAGTCACGTCTATTCCGGCGCGCACGCATTTTTGCAGCGTTTCCACTTTCTGAGGCATTTCAGTGAAGTCCCACTCGCCCGACCACGGGTCAAAGCAAGCTCTCAGGGCAGCCGTGGTGCCGATGGTGCCGAGGGCTTGCTGGATTTGTTCTTCAATAGAAGGTTCTTGAGGTTCCATGGCGCAAAAAATAAGCCAGGCCTTACGCAGATGGGTGCGTAAAGCTCTGGCTTACAATTTACGAAGGAGGCGGTGTGCTACCCAATCTTGCTGAACCCGCAGTAGCTGTGCAGCACCTGCGGCAACTCGATGCCCGCACTGGTCTGGTTGTTTTCCAGCAGCGCGGCCACGATGCGCGGCAGGGCCAGCGCCGAGCCGTTCAGCGTGTGCAGCAGTTGGGTTTTGCCGTCCACTTTGTAGCGGCACTTCAGGCGGTTGGCCTGGTAGGTTTCGAAGTTCGACACCGAGCTTACCTCCAGCCAGCGGCCCTGGGCGGCACTCCATACCTCCAGGTCGTAGGTCAGGGCCGAGGTGAAGCCCATGTCGCCGCCGCAGAGGCGCAGCACGCGGTAGGGGAGGCCCAGCTGCTGCAAGATGCCTTCCACGTGGGCCAGCATGGCTTCGAGGGCCGCGTAGCTGTGCTCGGGCTCCGTGATTTGCACGATTTCCACCTTGTCGAATTGGTGCAGGCGGTTGAGGCCGCGCACGTCGGCGCCCCACGAGCCGGCTTCGCGGCGGAAGCAGGGCGTGTAGCCGGCCATGCGCACGGGCAGCTTTTCCACCGGCACAATCTCATCGCGGTAAATATTGGTCAGCGGCACCTCGGCCGTGGGGATGAGGTACAGGTCGTCCTTGGCGTCGTGGTACATCTGGCCTTCCTTATCGGGGAGCTGGCCGGTGCCGTAGCCGCTAGCCTCGTTCACCAGAATGGGCGGCTGCATCTCGGTGTAGCCGGCGTCGCGCGCTTGGTCCAGAAAGAAGTTGATGAGGGCCCGCTGCAGGCGCGCGCCCTGGTTTTTATACACCGGGAAGCCCGCGCCGGTAATTTTTACGCCCAGCTCGAAATCGATGATGTCGTACTTTTTAATCAGCTCCCAATGGGGCAGGGCATCGGCTCCGAGTTCGGGCTTCGCGCCGTGCTCGCGCACCACCTCGTTGTCGGCGGCGCCGCGGCCTTCGGGCACGCTGCTGTGCGGAATGTTGGGCAGCTTATAAAGCAGCTGCTGCTGGTCCTTTTCTACCTGGGCCAGCTCGGCGGCGGCGGTCTGGGTGTGCTGCTTGAGCTCGGCGGTGCGGGCTTTCAGGGTTTCGGCGCCGGCTTTGTCGCCGGCTTTCATCAGGCCACCAATCTGGCGGGCCAGGTCGTTGGCTTCGGCCTGGGCCGAGTCGTGACTGGTTTGAAGCTGGCGGCGGCGCTGGTCGAGGTCGAGGATGGCGGCCACGTCGGCGGGGCCGGTGGGGTAGTGGCGCTTGGCGAGGCCGGCCAGCACAAGGTCGGTCTGGTCGCGGAGAACGGAAAGTTGCAGCATAAAACAGGATGGAATGGCGGCAAAGGTCGGAAGAAAATGCAGCCGCGCCGCGCCCCGCGCCCCCCGGCTTGCCCGCCCGGCGCAACTTATTTTGCCGCGCGCCGTGTTTAAGCCCAACTAGGCCGCCTTCGATTTGGCGGTTTGCCCGTAATGCCCTAACATTGCGGGAGCAACCGGCCGCCGTGGTCTGGATTAGCGGGCCGCAGTGCCTGCCTCCGGCCCGTCTTTTGCTGAATTACCAGCGGCCATTTTTGCCCCTCACTTCTTGCTTATTCGATTGCGCCCCGGGCGCGTATTCGGTGCATTTCGTGCACCCTGCGAGTATTCACCGCGGCCCGACCGCGCCGTTTGCGGCCCGGCCCATGCCTTCGGGCTTTTAGGCCCTGTCGGCCTCCCTCGCTTCCCGTCGATGTTCCCCCCCCCTTATTCCCTTTATGTACACCATTAACGAGTTGAAGGACCGGCTGCTGTCCGACCTCAAAGAGATTGCCGAAAAAATGAACGTGGGCAATTTCAAACGGCTGAGCAAGCAGGATTTGATATACAAAATCCTCGACCAGCAGGCCCTCGTGCCCTCGGCCGCCGAGCAGTCCGTCGCGGCTCCCGCCCCCGCTGCCGAAGCGCCCGCCGCCGTGGCCGCCGCGCCGCGCTCCGGCAAGCCCTCCGCCCGCCGCCCGGCCCCCAGCACCGTAGAACAACCTTTTTCCGACGTGGCCCCGCCCACCCGCAAGCCCCAGCCCGCTCGCCCGGCCCGCGAGCCACGCCGCGAAGCCCCGGCTGCCGCCGCGTCCGAACCGGCTGTGGCTGTTGCTGAGCCTTCCGTTGAAATCCTGGACCCCATCGAAGGCCTGGCCCTGGTGCCCGCCAGCGAAGCCACCGGCGCCGTGCTGGCCAACGAGCCGGCCCCCGCTCCGGCCGAACCCACTGCCGAAGCTGCCCCCGGCGCCGACGCCCAGCACAACGGCGCCGACCAGCAGCAGGCCAACGCTGGCCAGCAGCCTCGCCGCCGCGAGCGGGTAGACCGCGCCGGCCGCCCCATCACCGAGCAGCGCGCCGCCGAAATGGCCGCCGAACGCGCCGCTGAGGCCGCCGCTGCAGCTGCCAAGCCCGCCGAAAATGGCACCGATACCCGCGAAGGCAACCGCGAAAACCGCCGCGACTTCGGCGGCAACGGCTTTGCCGACCGCCGCGAAAACCGCGCCGACCGGTTTGAGCGCGACAACCGCGAACTGCCCCTGCGCGACGGCCGCGACCAGCGCCCCGCCCGCCAGGACCAGCCCCGCGAGCAACGCAACGACCAGCCGCGCGAAAACCGCGACGGCCAGCCCCGTGAGCCGCGCCAGGACCAACCCCGCAACGACCAGCCGCGCGAGCAGCGTGACGGCCGCGACAACCGCAACCTGACCCGCGAGGAGCGTTACGCCCTGCGCGACCATCAGCGCCAGCAGCGCCAGCAAAACCCCGACGGCTCGCCCCGCACCGACCAGCCCCAAGGCCAGAATCAGAACCAAAACCAGCAGCAGCGCCCCCAGCGCCAGGACCTGGATTTGGTGGTGCCCGGTGGCGGTACGTTTGAGCTGATGCCGGACGGTGGCTACGGCTTCCTGCGTTCGCCGTACTACAACTACCTCAGCTCGCCCGACGACATTTACGTGTCGCCGCAGCAGGTGAAGCAGTTTGCCATGAAGGCCGGCGACACGGTGGTGTGCACCATCCGGCCGCCGCGCGAGGGCGAGAAGTACTTCGCCCTGGTGGGCGTGGAAAGCATGAACGGCCGCACCGTGGAGGAAGTCCGCGACCGGGTGCCGTTCAGCCACCTCACGCCGCTTTTTGCCGATTCCAAGCTGAAGCTGACCACCAAATCGTCGCAAATCAGCACCCGCGTGCTCGATTTGTTTGCGCCCATCGGCAAGGGCCAGCGCGGCCTCATCGTGGCCCAGCCCAAAACCGGCAAAACCGTATTGCTGCAGGAAGTGGCCAACGCCATTGCCGAAAACCATCCCGAAGTCTACCTCATGGTGCTGCTCATCGACGAGCGCCCCGAAGAGGTGACCGACATGGCCCGCACCGTGAAGGCCGAAGTGCTCAGCTCGACCTTCGACGAAACGGCCGACCGCCACGTGAAAATCGCCGAGATGGCCCTCGACAAGGCCCGGCGCCTGGTGGAGTGCGGCCACGACGTGGTGATTCTACTCGATTCCATCACCCGCCTGGCGCGGGCCTACAACACGGTGCAGCCCAGCTCGTCGCGCATCCTTTCG
This DNA window, taken from Hymenobacter sp. 5317J-9, encodes the following:
- a CDS encoding DUF3570 domain-containing protein, with amino-acid sequence MKHLLTLLALATLATPALAQTNPGTTQNPNRIDGYGAPVSPSVPTNRATDETTIDIIGGYYQQDGSHGAVEGGRGTQQLTDVPPAIIVNVPLDTVSRLTANVGADFYASASTDRIDFALSTPSSHDVRYHGDFGYSREHKYTGTIWGVGAGVSKEYDYFSTNVAASFAKTSRDGNRQLSLAGQVFFDRVTLIMPLELRKGYSPGSTTGKGDYGSDQRQTYNLTATYSQVLTKRLQAAVSTELVSQNGLLSTPFHRVYFRDNPVANTAPTLGGDFSTRFPTAARVENLPRSRFKYPVSLRLNYYATDLVQVRGFYRFYNDNFGIRAHTFEVELPVKVTQFFAVYPFYRYHTQTAATYFAPFAQHSVSDEFYTSDYDLAAFSANKIGLGLRYSPVYGITRFRVPGQDAQGRPHVMRLKSFDLRYANYQQTGTSIYSPADRPDLKANIVSFDLGFAL
- a CDS encoding DUF4266 domain-containing protein: MALVLFPLGAALPSCVSVAAYQKVYLNDEDMKLASKTVETPETNFESYREGAGGANGGKVGGGCGCN
- a CDS encoding thioredoxin family protein, whose product is MSFRTFHRTLPAFTLGLVLSISPAFAQKTTLKAKNDKLKAKTTAADGTVSKTKATGLAVAPQPTSPVASAPQAVQAASAPAPAASLEAAGWLADLGAAQAQANATNRPILAVFSGSDWCKPCIMYEQEVFAKPEFAAYAKDKLVLAHFDFPRQKRNQPSAAQLKLNEAAAAQLNREGEFPLAVVISPEGKVLAKTGYIAGGPTAFEAYLKKVVPTL
- a CDS encoding glycosyltransferase family 9 protein, which translates into the protein MKILVLRFSSIGDIVLTTPVVRALAQQVPQAEVHFATKPAYRGLLEPNPYITKVHCLTGSLGELVRELKAEQFDYIVDLHNNLRTRLIKLRLGVPNHSFDKLNFQKWLLVNFKIDRLPRVHIVQRYLEAAAPLGVQDDRKGLDYFIPAGQEVDVATLPAPFRRGYVAVAIGAQHATKRLPVDKLIELCAKLARPVVLLGGPEDESIGHVIEQAFETQAVSAEAASVVPDNPYYFPAKPADADAPKTFIHNGCGQYSLHQSASLLQQAQFVVSHDTGLMHIAAAFGKEIFSVWGNTVPAFGMYPYKTEFKVLEVPNLPCRPCSKIGFAKCPQGHFKCMRDQTLDLGLPPARDGR
- the polX gene encoding DNA polymerase/3'-5' exonuclease PolX, translating into MDNRALTRAFQLAAQLMELHDENPFKIRAIEGTANALDALSFPVAEVERSGLPDRTGLSKTAAAKVAELLDTGTFSDLQRLLDITPPGVVEMLKIKGIGPKKIRSLWRELGIETIDQLREAAETDQVSKLKGFGKKTQESILEALEFAGQSRGKVLYPQAEQLAADLTQRLRDALKTEQVAEAGELRRRLEIVETVRLVAATTEPQKAHELLNSLNGLTADPRRSGPFAWRGRATESGVQVEVLVVAPEAFATEVFLNSAADEHLDETLPGVQGAGGAPASLRQWARREKFQQEEALYEKAGLQFIVPELREGLGEIALAAEKKLPRLLEDGDLRGSLHNHSTYSDGNHSLREMATWLRDHGYEYLGICDHSQAAHYANGLGPERVRQQHQEIDKLNAELAPFRIFKGIESDILGDGSLDYSNDVLASFDFIVASVHSNLKMDERKATDRLLRAIENPYTTMLGHPTGRLLLRRQGYPIDYKAVIDACAKHQVIIEINANPWRLDLDWRWVRYALDQGVQLSINPDAHHTNGYEDMRYGVLMGRKGLLTKEMTFNAKSVNEVAAYFEQRKANIKPPLEYKKSLFE
- a CDS encoding FAD:protein FMN transferase gives rise to the protein MRTPSGLFLFCFWSLLLLSAGPGRAQTAPPRHTFTRSAHLMGSHFTFTVVAENDSAGQRALRAGLLEVRRIDRLMSFWDSTSEVVRINRMAGIKPVAVSQETFDLINRTLRLSQLSDGAFDITFASADKLYKFDRQAHASLPDSATVRASVRRIGWQKIKLDAAQHTVFLPEKGMRINLAGILQGYGLRRAKQVLDKMGIKGGLMNGSGDIYCWGRQADGSLWRVAIGDPDHPRSVAAWIDVTDVAVVTAGNYEQYFTVGGQVYGHIINPHTGYPSVGLRSVTIICPDVELADGLDEVVFVKGPTAGLAFINGLKNVDCTLITDDNRTLVSKGMQLNYYHGSTATRP